In Pseudomonas sp. R76, one genomic interval encodes:
- a CDS encoding sigma-54 dependent transcriptional regulator: MWRETKILLIDDDSVRRRDLAVILNFLGEENLPCGSHDWQQAVSSLSSSREVICVLIGTVNAPGAVLGLLKTLSTWDEFLPVLLMGDVSSIDLPEDQRRRVLSTLEMPPSYSKLLDSLHRAQVYREMYDQARERGRHREPNLFRSLVGTSRAIQHVRQMMQQVADTDASVLILGESGTGKEVVARNLHYHSKRRDGPFVPVNCGAIPAELLESELFGHEKGAFTGAITSRAGRFELANGGTLFLDEIGDMPLPMQVKLLRVLQERTFERVGSNKTQSVDVRIIAATHKNLESMIEVGSFREDLYYRLNVFPIEMAPLRERVEDIPLLMNELISRMEHEKRGSIRFNSAAIMSLCRHGWPGNVRELANLVERMAIMHPYGVIGVVELPKKFRYVDDEDEQLVDSLRSDLEERVAINGHTPDFGSTAMLPPEGLDLKDYLGSLEQGLIQQALDDANGIVARAAERLRIRRTTLVEKMRKYGMSRREGDEQTDD; encoded by the coding sequence ATGTGGCGTGAAACCAAAATTCTGCTGATCGATGACGATAGCGTCCGCCGCCGCGACTTGGCGGTGATTTTAAATTTTCTTGGTGAAGAAAATTTACCCTGCGGTAGCCATGATTGGCAGCAGGCGGTCAGCTCTTTGTCGTCGAGCCGTGAAGTCATTTGTGTGCTGATCGGGACGGTAAACGCTCCTGGTGCAGTACTGGGCTTGTTAAAGACACTGTCGACCTGGGATGAGTTCCTTCCGGTACTGCTAATGGGCGATGTTTCTTCTATCGACCTGCCGGAAGACCAACGCCGCCGCGTGCTTTCGACCCTGGAAATGCCGCCCAGCTACAGCAAATTGCTCGACTCCCTGCACCGCGCCCAGGTTTACCGTGAGATGTACGACCAGGCCCGCGAGCGCGGCCGTCATCGCGAACCCAACTTGTTCCGCAGCCTCGTTGGCACCAGCCGGGCGATCCAGCACGTGCGCCAGATGATGCAGCAAGTGGCCGACACCGACGCCAGTGTGCTGATCCTCGGCGAGTCCGGCACCGGCAAGGAAGTGGTCGCACGCAACCTGCACTATCATTCCAAGCGCCGCGACGGGCCATTCGTGCCGGTCAACTGCGGGGCGATCCCGGCAGAGCTGCTTGAAAGCGAATTGTTCGGCCACGAGAAGGGCGCCTTTACCGGGGCGATCACCAGCCGTGCCGGGCGTTTTGAGCTGGCCAACGGCGGCACCCTGTTCCTTGACGAAATCGGCGACATGCCGCTGCCGATGCAGGTCAAGCTGCTGCGCGTACTGCAGGAACGCACCTTCGAACGCGTGGGCAGCAACAAGACCCAGAGCGTCGACGTGCGCATAATCGCGGCCACGCACAAGAACCTCGAAAGCATGATCGAGGTCGGCAGCTTCCGCGAAGACCTGTACTACCGCTTGAACGTATTCCCTATCGAAATGGCCCCGCTGCGTGAGCGCGTGGAAGACATCCCGCTGCTGATGAACGAACTGATTTCGCGCATGGAACACGAAAAGCGCGGCTCGATTCGCTTCAACTCCGCCGCGATCATGTCCCTGTGCCGCCACGGCTGGCCGGGTAACGTCCGTGAACTGGCCAACCTGGTGGAGCGCATGGCGATCATGCACCCGTACGGGGTGATCGGCGTGGTCGAGCTGCCGAAGAAATTCCGCTACGTCGACGACGAAGACGAGCAACTGGTCGACAGCCTGCGCAGCGACCTGGAAGAGCGCGTGGCCATCAACGGCCATACGCCGGACTTCGGTTCCACCGCCATGCTGCCGCCCGAAGGCCTGGACTTGAAGGACTACCTCGGTAGCCTCGAGCAAGGCCTGATCCAGCAGGCGCTGGACGATGCCAACGGCATTGTCGCGCGCGCCGCCGAACGCTTGCGTATCCGCCGAACCACCCTGGTTGAGAAGATGCGCAAGTACGGCATGAGCCGCCGGGAAGGCGATGAGCAGACAGATGATTGA
- a CDS encoding flagellar protein FliT has protein sequence MSHALQRIDETREALVDALAACNWDAIGELDMGCRAVIDEALNNAPVDEDALREKLESLLAVYQQLLEVTTGERQAIFEEMSQINRAENASKVYHLFG, from the coding sequence ATGAGCCACGCCCTGCAACGGATTGACGAAACCCGCGAAGCCTTGGTCGACGCCTTGGCGGCATGTAACTGGGACGCTATCGGCGAACTGGATATGGGCTGCCGTGCGGTGATCGATGAGGCACTCAATAACGCGCCGGTGGACGAGGATGCCCTGCGGGAAAAGCTGGAGAGCTTGTTGGCGGTGTATCAGCAGTTGCTGGAAGTGACGACGGGCGAGCGCCAGGCGATTTTCGAAGAGATGTCGCAGATCAACCGAGCGGAAAACGCGTCAAAGGTTTACCATCTGTTCGGCTGA
- the fliS gene encoding flagellar export chaperone FliS: MNPMRALRQYQKVNSHAQVSEASPHRLVQMLMEGALDRMAQAKGAMARGDIAQKGLLLGKAIDILIGLRDGLNPEKTDDPAALQQLDNLYAYMTTRLLEANSKNDVTMIDEVAGLMITLKEGWDGIATL; encoded by the coding sequence ATGAATCCCATGAGAGCCCTTCGCCAATACCAGAAGGTCAATTCCCATGCCCAGGTCTCCGAAGCCAGCCCGCACCGTCTGGTCCAGATGCTGATGGAAGGCGCGTTGGATCGCATGGCCCAGGCCAAGGGCGCCATGGCTCGTGGTGATATCGCGCAAAAAGGCCTGCTGCTCGGTAAGGCGATCGACATCCTGATCGGCTTGCGTGACGGCCTGAACCCGGAAAAAACCGATGATCCGGCCGCCTTGCAACAGTTGGACAACCTGTACGCCTACATGACCACGCGCCTGCTGGAAGCCAACAGCAAGAACGATGTCACCATGATCGACGAAGTAGCCGGCCTGATGATTACGCTCAAGGAAGGCTGGGACGGTATTGCAACACTGTAG
- the fliD gene encoding flagellar filament capping protein FliD, with translation MGDITVSGPVTGINTESIVTVLVNAEQAPKQSQINKQTQTSTAQLSSIGKIQAALDAFRGALDNMAKDASIGGLTAATSDSNVSTITLGAGASAGNYSLVVNQLATSSKVATQTYAKGPSTVVNAGTTSTKLEISQSGQSYGVTVPPGATLQQVRDSINEQYSSVGLSANILTDATGSRLVMTSTNTGVGTDITLGGNSGLEAGTSVVTEPKNAKYTIDGTAQESKSNTLTDAISGVSIKLTALSPLPSGVTDPNSPNRIASTITVSRSNDTLKSSVKGFVDTYNALMTAINTETKITTNADGSTTPSALTGDATMRTLQSSLRAQMNALAGTGTLKSLAQFGVNTDSGTGKLSIDDKIFGAAILTNPTDIGGIFKGDNGLLVRMKTATNSYALSNTGVLAKRSSTLSTNLKDLQKQQDSLTARMAALKTSLTAKYTTMNNLVAQLTSQRSTVMTTLNALTKSSSDS, from the coding sequence ATGGGTGATATCACGGTAAGCGGCCCGGTTACGGGGATTAATACCGAGTCGATCGTTACGGTCTTGGTCAACGCTGAACAAGCGCCAAAGCAGTCGCAGATCAACAAGCAGACGCAAACGTCGACTGCCCAGCTGTCCTCGATCGGCAAGATTCAAGCAGCGCTGGATGCCTTCCGCGGGGCCTTGGACAATATGGCCAAGGACGCCAGTATCGGCGGCCTGACAGCGGCGACGTCGGATTCAAACGTGTCCACCATTACCTTGGGGGCTGGTGCCTCCGCAGGCAACTATTCGCTGGTGGTCAACCAGTTGGCGACCTCCTCCAAGGTTGCGACCCAGACGTATGCAAAGGGGCCGAGTACGGTCGTCAATGCCGGTACGACGTCGACGAAACTGGAGATTTCCCAGTCTGGGCAGAGTTATGGGGTCACTGTTCCACCGGGCGCGACGTTGCAACAAGTACGTGATTCGATCAACGAGCAATACAGCAGCGTAGGCCTGAGTGCCAACATCCTGACTGACGCCACGGGTTCTCGACTGGTCATGACGTCAACCAATACCGGTGTCGGCACCGACATTACCCTGGGTGGTAACTCCGGCCTGGAAGCGGGGACATCAGTGGTGACCGAGCCGAAGAATGCGAAGTACACCATTGACGGTACTGCGCAGGAATCCAAGAGCAATACCCTGACTGACGCAATCAGCGGCGTGAGTATCAAGTTGACGGCGCTGTCGCCTCTTCCGTCTGGCGTCACAGATCCGAACAGTCCAAATCGAATCGCCTCGACCATCACGGTCAGTCGCAGCAACGACACCCTGAAAAGCTCGGTAAAGGGCTTTGTCGACACGTACAACGCCTTGATGACGGCGATCAATACTGAAACCAAAATCACCACCAACGCCGATGGTTCGACCACGCCGTCTGCGCTGACCGGCGATGCCACCATGCGCACCCTGCAGTCGTCCCTGCGCGCGCAAATGAACGCACTGGCTGGCACGGGCACGTTGAAGTCCCTGGCGCAATTTGGTGTGAACACTGACTCCGGCACCGGCAAGCTGAGCATTGACGATAAAATATTCGGTGCGGCGATCTTGACCAACCCTACCGACATCGGCGGTATTTTTAAAGGCGACAATGGCCTGTTGGTGCGCATGAAAACCGCGACCAACAGCTACGCGCTGAGCAACACCGGTGTTCTCGCCAAGCGCTCCTCGACCCTGTCGACCAACCTCAAGGACCTGCAAAAACAGCAGGACTCCCTGACCGCGCGCATGGCCGCCCTGAAGACCAGCCTGACCGCTAAATATACGACGATGAACAACCTGGTGGCCCAGCTCACCAGTCAGCGTTCCACCGTCATGACCACGCTCAACGCGCTGACCAAGTCGTCCTCGGACAGCTGA
- a CDS encoding flagellar protein FlaG: MDMSVKLNLSYPAAASQSAPAPVTADPQKTKVDPTVATGEPKQDSKSSDLEQAVTDIRKFVQAAQRNLDFSIDDSTHQVVVKVIATDSGEVIRQIPSETALKLAQSLHDASSVLFDAKV; the protein is encoded by the coding sequence ATGGACATGAGCGTCAAGTTGAACCTGTCTTATCCAGCAGCGGCGTCGCAGAGCGCGCCTGCCCCTGTGACAGCCGACCCGCAGAAAACCAAGGTAGACCCCACGGTTGCCACGGGCGAACCCAAGCAAGACTCGAAATCCTCCGACCTTGAACAGGCGGTAACGGATATTCGCAAATTCGTCCAGGCTGCCCAGCGCAATCTGGACTTTTCCATTGATGACTCCACCCATCAGGTGGTGGTCAAGGTCATTGCGACCGACAGTGGCGAGGTCATTCGTCAAATCCCTTCGGAAACGGCATTGAAACTCGCACAAAGCCTTCACGACGCCAGCAGTGTGTTGTTTGACGCGAAAGTCTGA
- a CDS encoding flagellin N-terminal helical domain-containing protein has translation MALTVNTNLASLNVQNNLNKASGALQTSMQRLSSGLRINSAKDDAAGLQISNRLTSQINGLGVAIKNAHDGSSIAQTAEGAMQQSTNILQSMRTLALQSANGSPSADDRKSNQAQYAALTAELTRIATTTTFGGKNLLDGSFGTTSFQVGANANQTIDMSIGNVAANNIGSQQLKSQGVAPSATGVGGGTLAVTGGGQSKSLTIAAGASAGQIAAQMNGAVGGLAATASTVAQFTVDSTAIAAASPASANFTLKVGSGAAVQFTGVTSASDLADQLKSNAAKLGITVNYDSTTQALSVKSDTGENLTFNGGDAGAIAGVKVATLDGTGTAGTAVALAATAIIATGAVSLNSSSSYSLSGAGVTGLFAATGTAANSTKTTVNNTDITTAANAQNSVDVITQAISDIDSQRAGLGAVQNRFDNTVANLQSISDNSSAARGQIQDVDYAAETSQLTKQQTLQQASTAILSQANQLPSAVLKLLQ, from the coding sequence ATGGCTTTAACAGTAAACACTAACCTTGCTTCGTTGAACGTTCAGAACAACCTGAACAAGGCTTCTGGCGCCTTGCAAACTTCCATGCAGCGTCTGTCCTCCGGCCTGCGTATCAACAGCGCCAAAGACGATGCGGCCGGCCTGCAAATCTCCAACCGTCTGACCAGCCAAATCAACGGCCTGGGCGTTGCAATCAAAAACGCCCACGACGGCAGCTCGATTGCTCAGACCGCTGAAGGCGCCATGCAGCAGTCCACCAACATCCTGCAAAGCATGCGTACCCTGGCTCTGCAATCCGCCAACGGCTCGCCAAGCGCTGACGACCGTAAGTCGAACCAGGCTCAATACGCAGCACTGACTGCTGAATTGACCCGTATCGCTACCACCACTACTTTCGGTGGCAAGAACCTGCTGGACGGTTCTTTCGGTACTACTTCGTTCCAGGTCGGCGCCAACGCCAACCAGACCATCGACATGAGCATCGGTAACGTTGCAGCCAACAACATTGGTTCGCAGCAGCTGAAATCCCAAGGCGTTGCTCCAAGCGCAACAGGCGTTGGCGGCGGCACACTCGCCGTTACCGGTGGCGGCCAGTCCAAGAGCCTGACCATCGCTGCCGGTGCTTCGGCCGGGCAGATCGCTGCGCAAATGAACGGCGCTGTAGGCGGCCTGGCTGCTACTGCCAGCACTGTTGCCCAGTTCACCGTTGACTCCACTGCCATCGCTGCTGCATCTCCAGCCAGCGCCAACTTCACATTGAAAGTCGGTAGCGGTGCTGCGGTCCAGTTCACTGGCGTGACCAGCGCTTCTGACCTGGCTGACCAACTGAAGTCCAACGCTGCCAAGCTGGGCATCACCGTTAACTACGATTCGACCACTCAAGCGCTGTCGGTCAAGTCCGATACCGGTGAGAACCTGACCTTCAACGGTGGCGACGCCGGTGCTATCGCAGGCGTCAAGGTTGCCACCCTGGATGGTACCGGTACTGCCGGCACTGCCGTTGCCCTGGCTGCCACCGCGATCATCGCCACGGGTGCAGTTTCCCTGAACTCCTCCAGCAGCTACTCGCTGAGCGGCGCTGGCGTGACGGGTCTGTTCGCAGCTACCGGTACAGCTGCCAACTCCACCAAAACCACCGTCAACAACACCGACATCACCACTGCTGCCAACGCACAGAACTCGGTCGATGTGATCACCCAGGCGATCTCGGACATCGACTCCCAGCGTGCCGGCCTCGGTGCTGTACAAAACCGTTTCGACAACACCGTTGCCAACCTGCAGAGCATCTCTGACAACTCCAGCGCCGCTCGCGGTCAGATCCAGGACGTTGACTACGCTGCTGAAACTTCTCAGTTGACCAAGCAACAAACCCTGCAACAGGCTTCCACTGCGATTCTGTCCCAGGCCAACCAACTGCCATCCGCTGTACTGAAGCTGCTTCAGTAA
- a CDS encoding ketoacyl-ACP synthase III, producing the protein MIGIKSIASYVPADGVDNYAQGAKFAKDEDFIIGKIGSAFLPRKDAAQETSDLCVEAVNALFAANPQLSRESIDAVIVVTQNGDEEGLPHTAAIVQDKLGLPTHVAAFDISLGCSGYVYGIYAMKGFMEATGLKNGLLVTADPYSKIVDPEDRNTTMLFGDAATATWMGEDAPWLLGKSKFGTDGSGAPHLKVSDGVFFMNGRQVFNFALLKVPAHLHELLNESELKADEIDAFCIHQGSAAIVDAVARRFEDAPVEKFIKDMVETGNTVSSSIPLLLEKHMMDGDWKRVAISGFGVGLSWGSAILYRP; encoded by the coding sequence ATGATTGGCATAAAAAGCATCGCCAGTTACGTGCCGGCAGACGGGGTCGATAACTACGCCCAGGGCGCCAAATTCGCCAAGGATGAAGATTTCATCATCGGCAAGATCGGTTCGGCGTTCCTGCCGCGCAAGGATGCTGCGCAGGAAACCTCCGACCTGTGTGTCGAGGCGGTGAATGCCTTGTTTGCTGCCAACCCGCAACTGTCGCGCGAGTCCATCGATGCGGTCATCGTCGTGACCCAGAACGGCGACGAAGAGGGCTTGCCCCACACGGCCGCCATCGTCCAGGACAAATTGGGCTTGCCGACCCACGTGGCCGCCTTTGATATCTCCCTGGGCTGCTCCGGTTACGTCTACGGCATTTATGCGATGAAGGGCTTCATGGAAGCCACCGGCCTGAAAAACGGCCTGCTGGTCACCGCTGACCCGTATTCGAAGATTGTCGACCCGGAAGACCGCAACACCACCATGCTGTTCGGCGATGCCGCCACCGCGACGTGGATGGGCGAAGACGCCCCGTGGCTGCTGGGCAAGTCGAAGTTCGGCACAGACGGTTCCGGCGCGCCGCACCTGAAGGTCAGCGACGGTGTGTTTTTCATGAATGGCCGCCAGGTGTTCAACTTCGCTCTGCTCAAAGTGCCGGCGCATTTGCACGAGCTGCTCAATGAGTCTGAGCTTAAGGCTGACGAGATTGATGCGTTCTGCATTCACCAGGGCAGTGCGGCGATTGTCGACGCCGTGGCGCGACGGTTTGAAGACGCCCCGGTAGAGAAATTCATCAAGGACATGGTCGAGACTGGCAATACTGTGTCTTCGAGCATTCCTCTGCTGCTGGAAAAGCACATGATGGATGGCGACTGGAAGCGTGTTGCGATCAGTGGCTTTGGTGTGGGTTTGTCGTGGGGTTCGGCGATTCTCTATCGTCCGTGA
- a CDS encoding flagellar hook-associated protein 3, with amino-acid sequence MRISTQQYFDTSSSKYQDNYSGVVKAQDQASSGVRVQTAADDPVAAAQLLMLQQQKDMLGQYNGNITSLQNSLTNEESVLGSINTSLQTAQGLALQAGNLKLSNDDRQAIAAQVGALEDQVLGLLNTKDSSGNYMFSGAKTDTPPYSRNNDGTYTYQGDETPLSLQVSSNLTIAAGDTGKTLLESSSNTGRTQATILPPAVNDGKVAISAGLVTNGTAYTKNFADGQPYKVTFASSTQYSVTDKDGNDITAEITGNGTFDSTKEGAHSINLRGVKFDISLNLGSDVASGPDSDALVAGKAFTLESKPDTFSSSRTASNASTAQLTGGRVTDQAAYTSTFPNSGAIIKFTSGNAYEVYAQPYTANSKSIATGTMATGATSITAAGVTFDVSGTPGAGDQFAVGATSNKNMNALDTLGQLRKALETPADGDPVAMNKLKDVLNTTIGNLGNATAQIDQVRGSIGARQNALDIQGQENTSLGLANTSTMSSLANVDMGQAAIDLTLQQTMLQASQLAFVKISQLSLFSRM; translated from the coding sequence ATGCGTATCTCTACACAGCAGTATTTCGACACCAGCTCCAGCAAGTATCAGGATAACTATTCCGGTGTGGTGAAGGCCCAGGACCAGGCGAGCTCAGGTGTGCGCGTGCAGACCGCCGCCGATGATCCCGTGGCCGCCGCCCAATTGCTGATGCTGCAACAGCAGAAAGACATGCTGGGGCAATACAATGGCAACATCACCAGCCTGCAAAACTCGCTGACCAACGAAGAAAGCGTGCTCGGCAGCATCAACACCTCGCTGCAAACCGCCCAGGGCCTGGCGTTGCAGGCCGGTAACCTCAAGCTCAGCAATGATGACCGGCAGGCGATTGCCGCCCAGGTCGGCGCGCTCGAGGACCAGGTATTGGGCTTGCTCAATACCAAGGACTCGAGTGGCAACTACATGTTCTCCGGGGCCAAGACCGATACGCCGCCTTACAGCCGCAACAACGATGGCACCTACACCTACCAGGGCGATGAGACGCCGCTGAGCCTGCAAGTGTCGAGCAACCTGACCATCGCTGCGGGCGACACCGGCAAGACGCTGCTGGAGAGTTCTTCCAACACCGGTCGCACCCAGGCCACGATTTTGCCGCCGGCGGTCAATGACGGCAAAGTCGCGATCTCGGCGGGCCTGGTTACCAACGGCACGGCGTACACCAAGAACTTTGCCGATGGTCAGCCGTATAAGGTGACCTTCGCCAGCAGCACTCAATACAGCGTGACCGACAAGGACGGTAACGACATTACCGCCGAGATCACCGGTAACGGCACGTTTGACTCCACCAAGGAAGGCGCGCACAGCATCAACCTGCGCGGGGTCAAATTCGATATCAGCCTGAACCTGGGATCGGATGTGGCCTCGGGCCCGGACTCTGATGCGTTGGTGGCGGGCAAGGCGTTTACCCTGGAAAGCAAGCCGGACACGTTCAGCAGTTCGCGTACGGCGAGTAATGCATCCACCGCGCAGTTGACCGGTGGCCGGGTTACGGATCAGGCGGCCTACACCAGCACCTTTCCCAACTCGGGTGCGATTATCAAGTTCACCAGCGGCAACGCTTACGAGGTGTACGCCCAGCCGTACACAGCAAACAGCAAGTCGATTGCCACCGGCACCATGGCCACGGGCGCGACGTCGATCACTGCCGCCGGCGTGACTTTTGATGTGAGTGGCACGCCGGGTGCCGGTGACCAGTTTGCCGTCGGCGCCACCAGCAACAAGAACATGAACGCCCTGGACACCCTCGGCCAGTTGCGCAAGGCGCTGGAAACCCCGGCCGATGGCGACCCGGTGGCGATGAACAAGCTCAAGGATGTGCTCAACACCACCATCGGTAACCTGGGCAACGCGACGGCGCAGATCGACCAGGTACGCGGTTCGATTGGTGCACGCCAGAATGCGTTGGATATTCAGGGCCAGGAAAACACCAGCCTGGGCTTGGCCAACACCTCCACCATGTCGTCGCTGGCCAACGTCGACATGGGCCAGGCCGCCATCGACCTGACGCTGCAGCAGACCATGCTGCAAGCCTCGCAGCTGGCGTTTGTGAAAATCTCTCAGTTGAGCCTGTTCAGCCGCATGTAA
- the flgK gene encoding flagellar hook-associated protein FlgK: MSLLNIGMSGLNAAQGSLSVLSNNIANVNTPGYSRQQTTQNASANNQYGGVYIGSGTTLADVRRIYNDFLGAAYQSSTSLNSDATAYAGQAAAIDKTMSDKSTGMSAVLSAFFASLQTAAATPSDVSARQLLVTSAQTLSNRFNAISTQLTQQKETINGQLKTMSDQVNTITASIASLNSQIAQAQGSSNSAPNNLLDARNEAVRSLNELIGVTATEKNGQLSITTGTGQSLVEGSISNTISAVPSSTDNSQYTIQLKMGDTSMDIGSVVTGGSIGGLLRYRSDVLMPAINDLGRIAIATADSVNSQLGQGLDLNGDFGSSLFSDINSAAAIAQRSQAAAGNSASSGNLNVTIADSSKLSTFDYKVTFTSGNQYNVVRSDGKAMGSFDTTTTPPPVIDGFTLALNTGGTVAAGDSFKVSPTATGASNIGVDLKDPNKIAFAGPLAGNASKTNTGTGTFTPPVLTVPIDINGGAATAQLRTGIENSMPVKMVFGDPAADGTQPYSLTDAQGNSIGTGSIIPGQGNKITVNVPMRDASGTLIPGKSFSFDTTVAGSPVKNDSTTFSFNSGAASDGRNAQQLLGLQTKATVGAVDGNAGVSLVSANSRLVSQVGSKAAQANTDSTATGALLAANKAASNSVSQVNLDEEAGDMIKFQQYYTASSQIIKAAQETFSTLINAL, encoded by the coding sequence ATGAGTTTGCTCAATATCGGGATGTCGGGGCTCAACGCCGCTCAAGGATCGTTGTCGGTCCTGAGTAACAACATTGCCAACGTCAACACCCCGGGATACTCGCGTCAGCAGACCACCCAGAACGCCAGCGCCAACAACCAGTACGGCGGCGTGTACATCGGCAGCGGCACCACACTGGCGGATGTGCGCCGCATTTATAACGACTTTTTGGGCGCCGCCTACCAGAGCAGCACCTCGCTCAACAGCGACGCCACCGCCTACGCGGGCCAGGCCGCAGCCATCGACAAGACCATGTCGGACAAGTCCACCGGCATGTCGGCGGTGCTCAGTGCGTTTTTCGCCTCGCTGCAAACCGCGGCGGCGACCCCAAGCGATGTGTCCGCGCGGCAATTGCTGGTGACCAGCGCCCAGACCCTGAGCAACCGCTTCAACGCGATTTCCACCCAGTTGACCCAGCAGAAAGAGACCATCAACGGCCAGCTGAAGACCATGAGCGATCAGGTCAACACGATCACCGCGTCGATTGCCTCGCTGAACAGTCAGATTGCGCAGGCCCAGGGCTCGTCGAACAGCGCGCCGAACAACCTGCTGGATGCGCGTAACGAAGCCGTGCGTTCGCTCAACGAATTGATTGGCGTGACCGCGACCGAGAAGAACGGCCAGCTCAGCATCACCACCGGCACCGGCCAGTCGCTGGTTGAGGGCAGTATCTCCAATACGATTTCGGCCGTACCCAGCAGCACCGACAATAGCCAGTACACCATCCAGCTCAAAATGGGCGACACGTCGATGGACATCGGCTCGGTGGTGACCGGCGGCAGCATCGGCGGCCTGCTGCGTTACCGCAGTGACGTGCTGATGCCGGCCATCAACGACTTGGGTCGCATCGCCATTGCCACCGCCGACAGCGTCAACAGCCAGTTGGGCCAGGGCCTGGACCTGAATGGCGATTTCGGTTCCTCGCTGTTCAGCGACATCAACAGCGCCGCGGCGATTGCCCAGCGCAGCCAGGCGGCGGCGGGTAACAGCGCAAGTTCGGGCAACTTGAATGTGACGATTGCCGACAGCAGCAAGCTGTCGACCTTCGACTACAAGGTCACCTTCACCAGCGGCAACCAGTACAACGTGGTGCGTTCCGATGGCAAGGCCATGGGTTCGTTCGACACCACCACCACGCCGCCGCCGGTGATTGATGGTTTCACCCTCGCGTTGAATACCGGCGGTACAGTAGCTGCCGGTGACAGCTTTAAAGTCAGCCCGACGGCCACGGGTGCCAGCAACATCGGTGTCGATTTGAAAGACCCGAATAAAATCGCGTTTGCCGGGCCATTGGCCGGCAATGCCAGCAAGACCAACACCGGCACCGGCACGTTCACGCCACCGGTGTTGACCGTGCCTATCGATATCAATGGCGGCGCGGCGACCGCGCAGCTGCGCACCGGGATCGAGAACTCGATGCCGGTGAAGATGGTGTTCGGCGACCCGGCAGCGGACGGCACCCAGCCTTACTCGCTCACCGACGCCCAGGGCAACTCGATCGGCACCGGCAGCATCATTCCGGGCCAGGGCAACAAGATCACCGTCAACGTGCCGATGCGCGATGCGAGCGGTACGTTGATCCCCGGCAAAAGCTTCAGCTTTGATACCACCGTGGCCGGTTCGCCGGTTAAAAACGACAGCACCACGTTTTCGTTCAACAGCGGCGCGGCGTCCGATGGCCGCAACGCCCAGCAGTTGCTGGGCTTGCAAACCAAGGCGACGGTGGGTGCGGTGGACGGCAATGCGGGCGTGAGCCTGGTCAGCGCCAATAGCCGGCTGGTCTCCCAGGTCGGTTCCAAGGCTGCCCAGGCCAATACCGACAGCACCGCCACCGGCGCCTTGCTGGCGGCGAACAAGGCGGCGAGCAACTCCGTGTCCCAGGTCAACCTGGACGAGGAGGCGGGCGACATGATCAAGTTCCAGCAGTACTACACCGCGTCGTCGCAGATCATCAAGGCCGCGCAAGAAACCTTCAGCACATTGATTAACGCCCTTTAA